One window of Desulfovibrio sp. genomic DNA carries:
- a CDS encoding cytochrome c-type biogenesis CcmF C-terminal domain-containing protein, with protein MYVFAFALQLIALLAALGGGGLALLQLWQNREDSLPVVEKAHLVISGALLLASALLLHALFWNDFSLSYVASYTDRVLPVFYRLTAFWAGQPGSMLFWALAVGLSGSAFALTRAYRNLSRPTRLWYWSFFYVIMGFFALILTSWSNPFVLQTPVPADGNGLNPLLQNPGMIFHPPLLFLGYGGFAVPACLALAQCLSGQSSTEGAWFRLSRPFIILAWLFLTAGIVLGAWWAYMELGWGGYWAWDPVENASLVPWLIATASLHTLIVEDRRGKLGRVNVSMMVLTTVSAFFATYLVRSGVIDSVHAFGDGSVGTPLTIFVLSGLVIALWIPFAAPKTGKPLAGLESREGFLTLVAWVLLALAVIILVATMWPVISKLWSAAPRGLDARFYNRVCLPLGALLVVMMAACPWLGWGGGLRNKKGFFVVIGGFVVSAVVIWALGYRQPTALVGASAAVGIVLGAIMLLADKANRAQPVTVGALGAHMGMALVAIGIAFSGPYTTDREMILAKGESDTVGGYTATLLELGEGRRADHEYIVAQLQIFKDGKSLGVVSPERRLYDKFGSMQFSEVDVIPGLGNEIYASLLGLDENSKVVVKVSVEPLVNWLWIGGTLMCLVPLVGLRRRKNPVSEPDSGNSAA; from the coding sequence ATGTACGTTTTTGCCTTTGCTCTTCAACTGATCGCCCTGCTGGCCGCCCTTGGCGGCGGTGGCCTGGCCCTTCTGCAACTGTGGCAAAACCGGGAAGACTCCCTGCCCGTGGTGGAAAAAGCCCACCTTGTCATTAGCGGCGCGCTTTTGCTGGCCTCGGCCCTGCTGTTGCACGCCCTGTTCTGGAATGACTTCAGCCTGTCTTACGTGGCCAGCTACACCGACCGCGTTTTGCCGGTGTTTTATCGCCTTACGGCCTTCTGGGCCGGTCAGCCCGGCTCCATGCTTTTTTGGGCGCTGGCCGTGGGCCTGAGCGGCAGCGCATTTGCCCTTACGCGGGCGTACAGAAATCTCAGCCGCCCCACGCGCCTGTGGTACTGGAGCTTTTTTTACGTCATCATGGGCTTTTTTGCCCTTATTCTCACCAGCTGGAGCAACCCCTTTGTGCTGCAGACGCCTGTTCCGGCAGACGGCAACGGCCTGAACCCCCTGCTTCAGAACCCCGGCATGATTTTTCACCCGCCGTTGCTGTTCCTTGGTTACGGCGGCTTTGCCGTGCCCGCCTGTCTGGCGCTGGCGCAGTGTCTTTCGGGGCAGAGCAGCACCGAGGGCGCGTGGTTTCGCCTTTCGCGGCCCTTCATCATTCTGGCCTGGCTGTTCCTTACTGCGGGCATAGTGCTTGGTGCCTGGTGGGCCTACATGGAACTGGGCTGGGGCGGCTACTGGGCATGGGACCCGGTGGAAAACGCTTCGCTGGTTCCGTGGCTGATCGCCACTGCCTCGCTGCATACCCTGATTGTTGAAGATCGCCGGGGCAAGCTTGGGCGCGTCAACGTGTCCATGATGGTGCTCACCACGGTCTCGGCCTTTTTCGCCACCTATCTGGTGCGCAGCGGCGTTATCGATTCTGTGCACGCCTTTGGCGACGGCAGCGTGGGCACGCCCCTCACCATCTTTGTGCTGAGCGGCCTTGTTATCGCCCTGTGGATTCCCTTTGCCGCGCCCAAAACCGGCAAGCCCCTTGCTGGGCTTGAAAGCCGTGAGGGCTTTCTGACCCTCGTCGCCTGGGTTTTGCTGGCGCTGGCCGTGATTATTCTGGTGGCCACCATGTGGCCTGTCATCAGCAAACTGTGGTCTGCCGCACCGCGTGGGCTTGATGCCCGCTTCTACAACCGTGTGTGTCTGCCGCTGGGCGCGCTGCTGGTGGTCATGATGGCCGCCTGTCCGTGGCTTGGCTGGGGCGGCGGCCTGCGCAACAAAAAAGGCTTTTTTGTTGTGATCGGCGGTTTTGTGGTCAGCGCCGTGGTCATATGGGCGCTTGGCTATCGCCAGCCCACTGCCCTGGTGGGCGCATCCGCCGCTGTGGGTATTGTGCTGGGGGCTATCATGCTGCTGGCCGACAAAGCCAACCGTGCACAGCCCGTAACCGTGGGTGCGCTGGGCGCGCACATGGGCATGGCCCTTGTGGCCATTGGCATTGCCTTTTCCGGCCCGTACACCACCGACCGTGAAATGATCCTCGCCAAGGGCGAAAGCGACACGGTGGGCGGCTACACGGCCACCCTGCTTGAACTGGGCGAGGGCCGCCGCGCCGACCACGAATACATCGTTGCGCAGCTGCAAATTTTCAAGGACGGCAAATCACTGGGTGTTGTATCGCCAGAACGCCGCCTGTACGACAAGTTTGGCAGCATGCAGTTTTCTGAAGTGGACGTGATCCCCGGTCTTGGCAACGAAATCTACGCCTCCCTGCTGGGGTTGGATGAAAATTCCAAGGTGGTGGTCAAGGTCAGCGTTGAGCCGCTGGTCAACTGGCTGTGGATAGGCGGCACCCTCATGTGCCTTGTGCCACTTGTGGGCCTGCGCCGCCGCAAGAATCCCGTGTCAGAGCCGGACAGCGGGAACAGCGCGGCCTAG